The Burkholderia pyrrocinia genome includes a region encoding these proteins:
- a CDS encoding Nramp family divalent metal transporter: MSTPSNVSPPIAAERSAVLDEAHLGDIRGALGTIAHHDTAARGTWWARLRTLLAIIGPGLIVMVGDNDAGAFGTYTQAGQNYGTTLLWTLLLLVPVLYVNQEMVLRLGAVTGVGHARLIFERFGKFWGAFSVIDLFLLNALTIVTEFIGITFVLEFFGLPKVAGVCVAAALTMAAVSTGDFRRFERFAIGLCVLSLLLVPVLVSIHPPVAQMTRDFFVPNWPAHAKLSDVMLLVIGIVGTTVAPWQLFFQQSYVIDKRITPRFMKYEKADLWIGIAFVLVGAVAMIGFSTALFGGHPEAGNFTDAGGIIAGLEKYAGRTSATLFAVALLDACIIGAAAVSLSTAYAIGDVFKIRHSLHRGVSDAKGFYLVYFGIVAAAATLVLIPGSPLGLLTEAVQTLAGVLLPSATVFLLVLCNDRQVLGPWVNSTKLNVFTGAVIWVLVLLSIILTASVMYPDISGEAIVDVLVGGTVLAIAGYLATVLVRRNKRVVEPAVDRALRDTWRMPPLDALEPQNMTLATRIWMAVLRGYLVIAVGLVIVKVVQMTLLK; the protein is encoded by the coding sequence ATGTCCACGCCATCCAACGTCTCTCCACCGATCGCCGCAGAACGCAGCGCCGTGCTCGACGAAGCCCACCTCGGCGATATCCGCGGCGCACTCGGCACGATCGCGCATCACGACACCGCCGCGCGCGGCACGTGGTGGGCGCGGCTGCGCACGCTGCTCGCGATCATCGGCCCCGGCCTCATCGTGATGGTCGGCGACAACGACGCAGGTGCGTTCGGCACCTATACGCAGGCCGGCCAGAACTACGGCACGACGCTGCTGTGGACGCTGCTGCTGCTCGTGCCCGTGCTGTACGTGAACCAGGAAATGGTGCTGCGCCTCGGCGCGGTCACGGGCGTCGGCCATGCACGCCTGATCTTCGAGCGCTTCGGCAAGTTCTGGGGCGCGTTCAGCGTGATCGACCTGTTCCTGCTCAACGCGCTGACGATCGTCACCGAGTTCATCGGCATCACGTTCGTGCTGGAATTCTTCGGGCTGCCGAAGGTGGCCGGCGTGTGCGTGGCCGCCGCGCTGACGATGGCCGCGGTGAGTACCGGCGATTTCAGGCGCTTCGAGCGATTCGCGATCGGGTTGTGCGTGCTGAGCCTGCTGCTGGTGCCCGTGCTCGTGTCGATCCATCCGCCGGTCGCGCAGATGACGCGCGATTTCTTCGTGCCGAACTGGCCCGCGCACGCGAAGCTGTCGGACGTGATGCTGCTCGTGATCGGCATCGTCGGCACGACCGTCGCGCCATGGCAGTTGTTCTTCCAGCAGAGCTACGTGATCGACAAGCGCATCACGCCGCGCTTCATGAAGTATGAAAAGGCCGACCTGTGGATCGGCATCGCGTTCGTGCTGGTCGGCGCGGTCGCGATGATCGGCTTCAGCACCGCGTTGTTCGGCGGGCATCCGGAAGCGGGCAACTTCACCGACGCGGGCGGCATCATCGCGGGCCTCGAGAAGTATGCGGGCCGCACGAGCGCGACGCTGTTCGCGGTCGCGCTGCTCGACGCGTGCATCATCGGCGCGGCGGCCGTGTCGCTGTCGACCGCGTATGCGATCGGCGACGTGTTCAAGATCCGCCACTCGCTGCACCGCGGCGTGTCCGATGCGAAGGGCTTCTACCTCGTGTACTTCGGCATCGTCGCGGCCGCGGCCACGCTCGTGCTGATCCCGGGCAGCCCGCTCGGCCTGCTGACCGAAGCCGTGCAGACGCTCGCGGGCGTGCTGCTGCCGAGCGCGACCGTGTTCCTGCTCGTGCTGTGCAACGACCGCCAGGTGCTCGGCCCGTGGGTCAACTCGACGAAGCTCAACGTGTTCACGGGCGCGGTGATCTGGGTGCTCGTGCTGCTGTCGATCATCCTGACCGCGTCGGTGATGTATCCGGATATCAGCGGCGAAGCGATTGTCGACGTGCTGGTGGGCGGCACCGTGCTCGCGATTGCGGGCTATCTTGCGACGGTATTGGTTCGCCGCAACAAGCGCGTCGTCGAACCGGCCGTCGATCGCGCGCTGCGCGACACGTGGCGCATGCCGCCGCTCGACGCGCTCGAGCCGCAGAACATGACGCTCGCGACGCGGATCTGGATGGCCGTGCTGCGCGGTTATCTCGTGATCGCGGTCGGTCTCGTGATCGTGAAGGTCGTGCAGATGACGCTGCTGAAGTAA
- a CDS encoding helix-turn-helix transcriptional regulator: MSDITLHEEAVAPTLSRPPRGLNACADALRERTVQVVWCDDVKRGDVAQPHAPKLGVADTLALAQSTAERNRIVTSLLHLTGFSTFAYFALEFARERVESLYLHEAFTPATYRGDYVRHNHHDVDPRTLGARVCNMPIVWDLQQLRREHRERDDGPCVTPAALDGFLQTMQDDGMCSGIMYSMAVPGTRLHAFMSFTAPRRTREWITPATIEQALSIGLSVHKFASPQLISTSRERAVNGLTPFEQELLLGIAEGASDKEIGRRLDTSAHNVDYHLRKLRKRFGVANRIQLTYLTSKLELI, encoded by the coding sequence ATGTCCGATATTACATTGCATGAAGAAGCGGTCGCCCCGACCTTGTCCCGCCCGCCGCGCGGGCTGAACGCATGCGCGGACGCGCTGCGGGAGCGTACCGTGCAGGTCGTCTGGTGCGACGACGTGAAGCGCGGCGACGTCGCGCAGCCGCACGCGCCGAAGCTCGGCGTCGCCGATACGCTCGCGCTCGCGCAGAGCACGGCCGAGCGCAACCGGATCGTCACGAGCCTGCTGCATCTCACGGGCTTCTCGACGTTCGCGTACTTCGCGCTCGAATTCGCGCGCGAGCGTGTCGAAAGTCTCTATCTGCACGAAGCGTTCACGCCGGCGACCTATCGCGGCGACTACGTGCGTCACAACCATCACGACGTCGATCCGCGCACGCTCGGCGCGCGCGTGTGCAACATGCCGATCGTGTGGGACCTGCAGCAGTTGCGTCGCGAGCACCGCGAACGCGACGACGGCCCGTGCGTGACCCCGGCCGCACTCGACGGTTTCCTGCAGACGATGCAGGACGACGGGATGTGCAGCGGCATCATGTATTCGATGGCCGTGCCCGGCACGCGGCTGCACGCGTTCATGAGCTTCACCGCGCCGCGCCGCACGCGCGAATGGATCACGCCGGCGACGATCGAGCAGGCGCTGTCGATCGGGCTGTCGGTACACAAGTTCGCGTCCCCGCAGTTGATCTCGACGTCGCGCGAGCGTGCGGTGAACGGGCTCACGCCGTTCGAGCAGGAACTGCTGCTCGGCATCGCCGAAGGCGCATCCGACAAGGAGATCGGCCGGCGCCTCGACACCAGCGCGCACAACGTCGACTATCACCTGCGCAAACTGCGCAAGCGCTTCGGCGTCGCGAACCGGATCCAGCTCACGTACCTGACGTCGAAGCTCGAGCTGATCTGA